A region of Pseudomonas saponiphila DNA encodes the following proteins:
- a CDS encoding RebB family R body protein — MPDPMVNSQITDAVTQTNVKVVAEAPAQAIASLYQVASHSTGLSLQNAVNSQQALNQISNAVVSKAVALIMAIGE; from the coding sequence ATGCCAGATCCAATGGTCAACTCGCAGATCACCGACGCGGTGACCCAGACCAACGTCAAGGTGGTGGCCGAAGCCCCGGCCCAGGCCATCGCCTCGTTGTATCAGGTGGCCAGCCATTCGACGGGCCTGTCGTTGCAGAACGCGGTCAACAGCCAGCAAGCGCTGAACCAGATCTCCAACGCGGTGGTGTCCAAGGCCGTGGCGTTGATCATGGCGATCGGCGAGTAG